A genome region from Geothermobacter hydrogeniphilus includes the following:
- the opp4C gene encoding oligopeptide ABC transporter permease — translation MAHGFFQDIMWRRLGRNRMAMLGAAIVLAMFVMAAVAPLTGYEPGAIQISERLQGPSLQHWFGTDDLGRDVLARIFYGARISLLVGFVAVGIASLIGTALGALAGYYGGWWDAVIMRFVDIMLCFPSFFLILAVIAFLEPSIWNIMIIIGLTGWMGVARLVRAEFLSLREREFVQAARALGASDFRVIFRHVMPNALSPVLVSATLGVAGAILTESALSFLGIGVQPPTPSWGNMLIAGKQTLGTAWWLSVFPGLAILITVLGYNLLGEGIRDALDPRIRE, via the coding sequence ATGGCTCATGGATTTTTTCAGGATATCATGTGGCGCCGACTGGGGCGCAATCGGATGGCGATGCTGGGGGCCGCGATTGTCCTGGCGATGTTCGTCATGGCCGCTGTCGCGCCGCTGACCGGCTATGAGCCGGGCGCCATCCAGATCTCGGAGCGTCTCCAGGGCCCGAGCCTGCAGCACTGGTTCGGGACCGATGACCTGGGGCGTGATGTGCTTGCCCGTATCTTCTATGGTGCCCGTATTTCCCTGCTGGTCGGTTTTGTGGCGGTCGGGATCGCGTCCCTGATCGGCACTGCTCTCGGGGCGCTGGCGGGGTATTACGGCGGCTGGTGGGATGCCGTGATCATGCGTTTTGTCGACATCATGCTCTGTTTTCCATCCTTTTTTCTGATTCTGGCGGTGATCGCCTTTCTGGAACCTTCGATCTGGAACATCATGATTATCATCGGTCTGACCGGCTGGATGGGGGTGGCGAGACTGGTGCGGGCTGAATTCCTCTCTCTGCGGGAACGTGAATTCGTTCAGGCCGCCCGGGCCCTCGGAGCCTCTGATTTCCGCGTCATTTTCCGCCATGTCATGCCCAACGCCCTGTCTCCGGTGCTGGTTTCGGCCACCCTCGGTGTGGCCGGCGCCATCCTCACAGAAAGTGCACTTTCTTTTCTCGGTATCGGCGTTCAGCCGCCGACACCCTCCTGGGGCAATATGCTGATTGCCGGCAAGCAGACCCTGGGAACCGCCTGGTGGCTGTCCGTTTTTCCGGGGCTGGCGATTCTGATCACGGTTCTCGGCTACAATCTGCTCGGCGAGGGGATCCGCGACGCGCTGGACCCCCGCATCCGGGAATAG
- a CDS encoding SpoIIE family protein phosphatase produces the protein MSSFELVALVSLLYLALLFMVAYYADRKREQGQSIISNANIYSLSLAVYCTSWTFYGSVGRAATSGLDFLTIYLGPTLIAFSWWFLLRRMVRISKEQNIVSIADFISCRYGKSAFMGAIVTIFAVVGIMPYIALQLKAVSQTFDILTIPASQLSHGFNHFLPRLPSYIDTAFVVALFLGLFGVLFGARHLDASERHEGLVAAIALESLIKIVAFLAVGIFITYGAFDGFTDIFTRFAERFPDRHQLLLIDTEQIPYVKWFSLTFISMMAFMFLPRQFHIMVIENSDEEHIKKAMWRFPAYIFAINLFVIPIALGGLLLNNGDATNADYFVINLPLQTGHHWLGMLAYLGGFSAAAGMVMVSSVALATMILNHLIMPLILKFQIETRDFSVMLINIKRFAILAVIFLGYLYYRIIGESYALVNIGLISFIASTQFAPALIGGLYWKRATRRGAALGLILGFLVWFYTLLIPSFVRSGWLHSDILENGLLGLKFLRPLELFGLSGFDIWSHSLFWTMFFNVGAFLTLSLFSQPTESEEEQIGKFVDVFDKRLEPQERQRISKAPTVVEFIDLMTKFIGEKQAHTAISEYLGNREIDLRGSLSEFELPGLKHFTERTLAGSVGAAPARIIVENYLATRGSEMEDVFDIFGSVTISRTASREQLSILYESARVVASGAPLKKILDEILDLLGDQFKFDLCVIRIIDHESMTLTVRSQRGMSSEHLGQSERELTMETCIGQTFLTNSPVVVNDSDFMDKQATAEIIHREGIKAFAHAPITIEGEPIGVLSAFSKQVKGIFTDEFVELFTSLAGQVGVAWRNNQQTERLIEAHEQQKEMEIAKTIQLGLLPSTVPQLPGIVLAGICVPAKEVGGDYYDYLVRDDGSLDLVIADVSGHNIGSALLMAETRTFIRAQSVSLASTDMVLEALNEFFYEDLGQAELFITMVFLKYQPQTRLLEYSSAGHNPPIVYRAANGEIERLDAEGLILGVIQEIRFERKRLELQPGDLLLLYTDGITEAENSHGDFFGDERLCAIIPELVDLEPQQIIDQLLEQVRLFTGVHNFRDDISLVVMKVEEDTGTD, from the coding sequence ATGAGCTCTTTCGAACTGGTGGCCCTGGTATCACTTCTTTACCTGGCCCTGCTCTTCATGGTTGCCTACTATGCCGACCGCAAGCGGGAGCAGGGACAGAGCATCATTTCCAATGCCAACATCTATTCCCTCTCTCTGGCGGTCTACTGTACCTCATGGACCTTCTACGGCAGCGTCGGGCGCGCCGCTACCAGCGGACTCGACTTCCTGACCATCTATCTCGGCCCGACCCTGATCGCTTTTTCCTGGTGGTTCCTGTTGCGCCGCATGGTGCGCATCAGCAAAGAACAGAATATCGTCAGTATCGCCGACTTCATCTCCTGCCGTTATGGGAAATCGGCGTTCATGGGCGCCATCGTCACCATTTTCGCCGTGGTCGGCATCATGCCCTATATCGCCCTGCAGCTCAAAGCGGTTTCACAAACCTTCGACATCCTGACCATTCCAGCCTCCCAGCTCAGTCACGGATTCAATCATTTCCTGCCGCGCCTGCCCTCCTACATCGACACCGCCTTTGTCGTCGCTCTCTTTCTCGGCCTGTTCGGCGTCCTGTTCGGCGCCCGGCACCTCGATGCCTCGGAACGCCATGAAGGCCTGGTGGCAGCTATCGCGCTTGAATCATTGATCAAGATTGTCGCCTTTCTGGCTGTCGGAATTTTCATCACCTATGGCGCTTTTGACGGTTTCACCGATATCTTCACCCGTTTCGCCGAAAGGTTTCCAGATCGCCACCAACTGCTGCTGATCGACACCGAACAGATTCCCTATGTCAAATGGTTCAGCCTGACCTTCATTTCGATGATGGCCTTCATGTTCCTGCCGCGCCAATTTCACATCATGGTGATCGAAAACTCGGATGAAGAACACATCAAGAAAGCCATGTGGCGTTTCCCGGCCTACATTTTCGCTATCAACCTGTTCGTTATTCCCATCGCCCTCGGCGGCCTGCTGCTCAATAACGGGGACGCCACCAATGCCGATTACTTCGTCATCAACCTGCCGCTGCAGACCGGTCACCACTGGCTCGGCATGCTCGCCTACCTTGGCGGCTTTTCAGCGGCGGCCGGGATGGTCATGGTCTCCTCGGTAGCGTTGGCGACCATGATCCTCAATCACCTGATCATGCCGCTGATCCTGAAGTTCCAGATCGAAACCCGTGATTTCTCGGTAATGCTGATCAACATCAAGCGTTTCGCCATCCTCGCGGTAATCTTTCTCGGCTATCTCTACTACCGGATCATCGGCGAGTCCTATGCGCTGGTGAATATCGGCCTGATTTCCTTTATCGCCTCCACCCAGTTCGCCCCGGCTCTGATCGGCGGTCTTTACTGGAAACGGGCAACCCGCCGCGGCGCGGCTCTCGGACTGATCCTCGGTTTCCTGGTCTGGTTCTACACCCTGCTGATCCCTTCCTTCGTCCGGTCCGGCTGGCTGCACAGCGACATTCTCGAGAACGGGCTGCTTGGACTGAAATTTCTTCGTCCCCTGGAGCTGTTCGGCCTGTCCGGGTTCGATATCTGGTCCCATTCCCTCTTCTGGACCATGTTCTTCAATGTCGGCGCCTTCCTGACCCTCTCACTCTTTTCGCAACCGACCGAAAGTGAAGAAGAACAGATCGGCAAATTCGTTGATGTCTTCGATAAACGCCTGGAACCCCAGGAACGGCAGCGGATCAGCAAGGCACCGACCGTGGTCGAATTCATTGACCTGATGACCAAGTTCATCGGTGAGAAACAGGCGCATACGGCCATTTCAGAATATCTCGGCAATCGTGAAATCGATCTGCGCGGCAGCCTTTCGGAATTTGAGCTGCCGGGGTTGAAACATTTCACCGAGCGTACCCTGGCCGGTTCCGTCGGAGCCGCCCCGGCGCGCATCATTGTTGAAAACTACCTGGCAACCCGCGGCAGCGAGATGGAAGATGTTTTTGACATCTTCGGCTCGGTGACCATCAGCCGAACGGCCAGTCGCGAACAATTATCCATCCTCTATGAATCGGCCCGGGTGGTCGCCAGCGGAGCGCCACTGAAGAAAATCCTGGATGAAATCCTCGACCTGCTCGGCGATCAGTTCAAGTTCGACCTCTGCGTCATCCGGATCATCGACCATGAGAGCATGACCCTGACAGTGCGCAGTCAAAGGGGAATGAGTTCGGAACACCTCGGCCAGTCAGAACGGGAACTGACCATGGAGACCTGCATCGGCCAGACTTTCCTGACCAATTCCCCGGTGGTGGTCAACGACAGTGACTTCATGGATAAACAGGCAACAGCAGAGATCATCCACCGGGAGGGGATCAAAGCCTTCGCCCACGCGCCGATCACCATCGAAGGAGAACCGATCGGAGTACTGTCAGCCTTCAGCAAACAGGTCAAAGGCATTTTCACCGATGAATTCGTCGAGCTTTTCACCAGCCTTGCCGGCCAGGTCGGTGTTGCCTGGCGCAACAACCAGCAGACCGAGCGACTGATCGAAGCCCATGAGCAGCAGAAAGAGATGGAAATCGCCAAAACCATTCAGCTCGGCCTGCTGCCCTCCACCGTTCCGCAGCTGCCGGGAATTGTCCTGGCCGGCATCTGCGTTCCGGCCAAGGAAGTTGGTGGCGATTATTACGATTACCTGGTGCGCGACGATGGCTCCCTCGACCTGGTGATTGCCGATGTTTCCGGGCACAATATCGGCTCAGCCCTGTTGATGGCCGAAACCCGAACCTTCATACGCGCCCAGTCCGTCAGCCTGGCAAGCACCGACATGGTTCTGGAAGCGTTGAACGAATTTTTCTACGAGGATCTGGGACAGGCGGAACTTTTCATCACCATGGTGTTTCTCAAATACCAGCCGCAGACCCGTCTGCTCGAATATTCCAGTGCCGGCCACAATCCCCCGATCGTCTACCGGGCTGCCAATGGTGAAATCGAACGGCTTGACGCCGAAGGACTGATCCTCGGCGTGATCCAGGAGATACGTTTTGAACGCAAACGCCTGGAACTTCAGCCGGGCGACCTGCTGCTGCTGTACACCGACGGGATTACCGAGGCGGAAAACAGCCATGGGGATTTTTTCGGTGACGAACGCCTCTGCGCCATCATTCCCGAACTTGTAGACCTTGAACCGCAGCAGATCATCGATCAGCTCCTGGAACAGGTCAGGCTCTTTACCGGGGTGCATAATTTCCGCGACGATATTTCCCTGGTGGTGATGAAGGTCGAAGAAGACACGGGTACCGACTGA
- a CDS encoding peptide-binding protein, which yields MIRKSVPVLLALLMMAMLSGCQPDEGIVPASDADAKPAYGDTFIEASIGEPSNLLPILATDSASSEINGLVYNGLVRYDKNLKLEGELAESWDISPDNLTITFHLRKGVKWHDGAPFTSADVMFTYRLYIDPDTPTAYAESYKQVKHAEAPDDYTFRVTYDKPYAPALGSWAMRILPKHLLDGVPITKSPLSRHPIGTGPFVFTEWQPGEKVVVEANPDYFEGRPFLKRVVYRVIPDQTTQFLLLRNGDLDYMDLSPIQYQTQTDTLAFERRFNKYRYLAFSYTYLGYNLERPLFKDRRVRQALSYAINKQEIIEGVLLGLGQAATGPYKPDTWVYNPNVKRYPYDPDKARALLAEAGWHDSDGDGILDKDGQPLQFTIITNQGNDLRIKTGEIMQQRFREVGVSVKLRVIEWAAFLKDFIHAGNFDACILGWAGGPEPDQYNIWHSSKTGGRELNFIHFRNAEVDRLLEEGRRTFDQEKRKKIYDRFQEILAEEQPYTFLYVAESLPVVARRLRGIEPAPAGITYNFIRWYVPEEEQKYAR from the coding sequence ATGATCCGTAAATCAGTACCTGTGTTACTGGCGTTGCTGATGATGGCGATGCTTTCCGGCTGTCAGCCAGACGAAGGTATTGTCCCCGCGTCGGACGCGGATGCCAAACCGGCCTATGGCGACACCTTCATCGAGGCATCGATCGGCGAGCCCAGCAACCTGTTGCCGATTCTGGCGACCGACAGTGCCTCATCGGAAATCAACGGTCTGGTCTACAACGGCCTGGTGCGCTACGACAAAAATCTGAAACTCGAAGGCGAACTGGCTGAATCCTGGGATATCTCACCCGACAACCTGACTATCACCTTTCATTTGCGCAAGGGGGTGAAGTGGCACGACGGGGCCCCGTTCACCTCGGCCGACGTGATGTTCACCTACCGGCTTTACATTGATCCCGACACGCCGACCGCTTACGCGGAATCCTACAAACAGGTCAAACATGCCGAGGCTCCCGACGATTACACGTTCCGGGTCACCTACGACAAGCCTTATGCTCCGGCGCTCGGCAGCTGGGCCATGAGGATTCTGCCGAAGCATCTGCTTGATGGGGTGCCGATCACCAAGAGTCCCCTGTCGCGACATCCGATCGGAACCGGTCCCTTTGTTTTCACCGAGTGGCAACCGGGGGAGAAGGTTGTGGTGGAGGCCAATCCCGATTATTTCGAAGGCCGTCCCTTCCTGAAGCGCGTTGTCTACCGGGTCATCCCGGATCAGACCACCCAGTTTCTGCTGTTGCGCAACGGGGACCTCGATTACATGGATCTGTCTCCCATCCAGTACCAGACCCAGACAGACACTCTCGCCTTCGAGCGACGTTTCAACAAATATCGCTATCTCGCTTTCAGCTACACCTATCTTGGCTATAATCTTGAAAGGCCGCTGTTTAAGGATCGCCGGGTGCGCCAGGCGCTTTCCTACGCCATCAATAAACAGGAAATCATCGAAGGGGTCCTGCTGGGACTCGGTCAGGCCGCGACCGGGCCCTATAAACCGGATACCTGGGTTTACAATCCCAATGTAAAACGCTACCCCTATGATCCTGATAAAGCGCGGGCGTTGCTGGCCGAGGCGGGATGGCATGACAGTGACGGTGACGGCATTCTCGACAAGGACGGCCAGCCGCTGCAGTTTACCATCATCACCAATCAGGGCAACGATCTGCGCATCAAGACGGGTGAGATCATGCAGCAGCGTTTCCGGGAGGTCGGTGTCTCGGTCAAGCTGCGGGTGATCGAATGGGCTGCCTTTCTGAAGGATTTCATCCATGCCGGCAATTTCGACGCCTGTATCCTCGGCTGGGCCGGAGGCCCGGAACCCGACCAGTACAATATCTGGCATTCCAGCAAAACCGGCGGACGGGAGTTGAACTTCATCCACTTCAGGAACGCCGAAGTGGATCGGTTGCTGGAGGAGGGGAGACGCACCTTTGACCAGGAAAAACGGAAAAAGATCTACGACCGCTTCCAGGAAATCCTTGCCGAAGAGCAGCCCTACACGTTTCTTTATGTGGCCGAGTCGTTGCCGGTGGTGGCGCGCCGACTGCGTGGAATCGAGCCCGCGCCGGCCGGCATCACCTACAATTTCATTCGCTGGTATGTTCCTGAAGAGGAGCAGAAATATGCCCGCTGA
- a CDS encoding OmpA family protein, which produces MPRLLLSLLLVFLVSGCAASVTSPTVPVADRDGDGVPDSVDRCPDSPSTVRIGADGCPLDADRDGVFDHFDRCPDTPPGLPVGLDGCPPDGDGDGVPDGTDRCPGTVNDSNVDDRGCPPVPETAVSARKVSPQLELQVLFRTGESVLQEGSEREFERGVAFIRHYPHRRVIIEGHTDSVGPAAYNRRLSQRRAEVVRQALVDRLGASAPPMEVIGVGEDHPLAENSSQQGRARNRRVVIRIAEYLNP; this is translated from the coding sequence TTGCCGCGATTGCTTCTATCGCTGTTGCTGGTGTTTCTGGTCAGCGGATGTGCCGCTTCGGTGACATCGCCAACAGTTCCTGTCGCCGACCGTGACGGAGACGGGGTTCCCGACAGTGTGGATCGTTGCCCCGATTCCCCCTCCACCGTCAGGATCGGGGCTGACGGCTGTCCCCTGGATGCCGACCGTGACGGGGTTTTTGATCACTTCGACCGCTGTCCCGACACCCCGCCGGGGCTGCCGGTCGGTCTCGACGGCTGTCCGCCTGATGGTGATGGCGACGGGGTTCCTGACGGCACTGACAGATGCCCGGGGACCGTCAATGACAGCAACGTCGATGACCGTGGGTGCCCGCCGGTACCGGAAACGGCCGTTTCTGCCCGCAAGGTATCGCCGCAACTCGAATTGCAGGTACTTTTTCGTACCGGTGAAAGCGTTCTGCAGGAGGGGAGCGAACGGGAATTTGAGCGTGGTGTCGCATTTATCCGCCACTATCCGCACAGAAGAGTGATTATCGAAGGGCACACCGACAGTGTCGGTCCGGCCGCCTATAACAGGCGTCTGTCGCAACGACGTGCCGAGGTTGTGCGCCAGGCGCTTGTGGACCGGCTTGGTGCCTCCGCTCCGCCGATGGAGGTGATCGGAGTCGGAGAAGATCACCCCCTGGCCGAGAACTCAAGCCAGCAGGGCCGGGCCCGTAACCGTCGCGTCGTCATTCGTATCGCGGAATACCTGAATCCGTAA
- a CDS encoding YchJ family metal-binding protein, whose protein sequence is MTMRGCHSLPRRLVEERVEAFREGNFGFIYDSYHPDAPFLEQFPDREEYLSYAAEEIAGSCTIERMTILYERQQDARAEVVIQQLLKTAAGYQESFELVRLGMVAGGWKYLGSERIERKDFQGRPEDLRPKDFERVPNRFFF, encoded by the coding sequence ATGACTATGAGGGGTTGCCACAGCCTGCCGCGCAGGCTGGTTGAAGAACGGGTCGAGGCCTTCAGGGAGGGTAACTTCGGATTTATCTATGACAGTTATCATCCGGATGCGCCTTTTCTCGAACAGTTCCCCGACCGGGAAGAGTATCTTTCCTATGCCGCCGAAGAGATCGCCGGCAGTTGCACCATCGAGCGGATGACCATTCTTTATGAGCGGCAGCAGGATGCCCGGGCCGAGGTCGTGATTCAGCAACTGTTGAAAACCGCCGCGGGGTACCAGGAGTCTTTTGAGCTGGTGCGGCTTGGGATGGTCGCCGGAGGCTGGAAGTATCTCGGCAGTGAACGCATTGAACGAAAAGATTTTCAGGGCCGACCCGAAGATTTGCGGCCGAAGGATTTTGAACGTGTCCCGAACCGGTTTTTCTTCTGA
- a CDS encoding tetratricopeptide repeat protein encodes MPIQLLFLGLFTSLCLLAGCTAGIDSPSPESPTPIPFAARLHHPEAWSYYYFAQSRLLGDDGALEQAEASLDKAMEFDPDDAYLSVSLARLRLEQRNVKGAIQALESALVKDASLVDAYLLLGGIYYSQRQFEQAIKPLSEAVRLAPERELSYLHLGLAYIGNGELQRAIDTFEQMLKVAPDSIPARLNLARAYRQLELGSRAGDYYRDVLRIAPHLLVVYLEYGDLLEKQRDDGRAEDLYRTGLGEVTRKGPLYHRLARLLVKQQRFNEALEFLRRQQVAQPDDLEAWRKAGLIYLEQKKWDLAAKSFRYILKRRSDLPQIHYYLGTALEQQEEWPDALEAFNAVPDDSNLFGDALYHRSYLNHQLGHNDRAVKLLRELIDRGGARAEFYDYLASLQNDAGDRAAALRVVNEGLKKFPDDVDLLYHRGVLEEQSGDRAAAMLTMQQLITVDPDHVEAMNFVAYGFAEENRNLPQALRLVQKALQLKRAPHILDTLGWVYYRLGQLQEARQSLEEAVQGLAADPVVLEHLGDVYRALGLKDQAADMYSRALKAAPETSGLREKLQQVRPQ; translated from the coding sequence ATGCCCATACAACTTCTGTTCCTCGGCCTGTTCACCTCTCTCTGCCTGCTGGCCGGATGCACCGCCGGAATCGACAGTCCCAGCCCTGAAAGTCCGACGCCGATCCCCTTTGCGGCCCGCCTGCATCATCCCGAAGCCTGGTCCTATTATTACTTCGCCCAGAGTCGCCTGCTCGGCGATGATGGAGCCCTGGAACAGGCCGAAGCTTCTCTGGACAAGGCGATGGAATTTGATCCCGATGATGCCTACCTGTCGGTTTCCCTGGCGCGATTGCGCCTGGAACAGAGGAATGTGAAGGGGGCGATCCAGGCGCTTGAGAGTGCTCTTGTCAAGGATGCCTCCCTGGTTGATGCCTATCTGCTGCTCGGCGGCATCTATTACTCCCAACGGCAGTTCGAACAGGCCATCAAGCCGCTTTCTGAAGCGGTTCGTCTCGCCCCCGAGCGGGAACTGTCCTATCTCCACCTGGGCCTTGCCTATATCGGCAACGGTGAACTGCAGCGGGCTATTGATACCTTCGAGCAGATGCTCAAGGTCGCGCCCGATTCCATTCCGGCGCGGCTCAATCTGGCTCGTGCCTATCGGCAGCTGGAACTCGGCAGTCGTGCCGGTGATTATTACCGGGATGTCCTGCGTATCGCCCCGCACCTGTTGGTTGTTTATCTCGAATATGGTGATCTGCTGGAGAAACAACGAGATGACGGACGGGCCGAAGATCTCTACCGGACCGGTCTGGGAGAGGTCACCCGCAAGGGGCCGCTTTATCACCGGCTGGCCCGGCTCCTGGTAAAACAGCAACGTTTCAACGAAGCTCTTGAATTTCTCCGCCGGCAACAGGTCGCCCAGCCGGATGACCTCGAAGCCTGGAGAAAGGCCGGACTGATCTATCTTGAACAGAAGAAATGGGATCTGGCGGCGAAAAGCTTCCGTTATATTCTCAAGCGTCGCTCCGACCTGCCGCAGATTCATTACTATCTCGGCACCGCGCTTGAGCAGCAGGAAGAATGGCCCGATGCCCTTGAGGCTTTCAACGCGGTGCCCGATGATTCGAACCTTTTCGGAGATGCTCTTTATCACCGCAGTTACCTGAATCATCAGCTGGGACATAATGACCGGGCTGTCAAGCTGCTCAGGGAGCTGATTGACCGAGGTGGCGCGCGGGCTGAATTCTACGATTATCTCGCCTCCCTCCAGAATGATGCCGGAGACAGGGCCGCTGCGCTCAGGGTTGTCAACGAGGGGCTGAAAAAATTTCCGGATGACGTTGATCTGCTCTATCATCGTGGTGTACTCGAAGAACAGAGCGGAGACCGCGCCGCGGCGATGCTGACCATGCAGCAGCTTATCACCGTCGACCCCGATCATGTCGAGGCGATGAATTTTGTCGCTTACGGTTTTGCTGAAGAAAATCGCAACCTGCCGCAGGCTCTCCGCCTGGTGCAGAAGGCGTTGCAACTCAAGCGGGCACCTCATATCCTGGATACTCTCGGCTGGGTCTATTACCGTCTCGGACAATTACAGGAGGCCCGGCAGAGTCTTGAGGAGGCGGTGCAGGGACTTGCCGCTGATCCGGTTGTTCTTGAGCATCTGGGGGACGTGTACCGCGCTCTCGGGTTGAAAGATCAGGCTGCCGATATGTATTCCCGCGCGCTCAAGGCAGCGCCGGAAACTTCGGGTCTGAGAGAGAAATTGCAGCAGGTGAGGCCGCAATGA
- a CDS encoding ABC transporter permease, with the protein MLRFLAKRLLMMIPLLIGITLISFVVIHLAPGEPTDMQTDLNPDASAELQERLRAQYGLDQPLYVQYGQWLGRLSRLDFGESFSLDHRPVMEKIRERLPITIIINLLSIILILAVAIPIGILSATRRNSLFDRATTVFVFIGFAMPSFWLALLLMDYGGVRLGLFPIAGIRSLGHEYLSFSARIWDLVHHLILPVFVSAFGGLAGFSRYMRSNMLEVVRQDYILTARAKGLSERVVIYRHALRNALLPVITLLGLSVPGLIGGSVIFETIFAIPGMGKLFYDGVMMRDYPLIMGVLVIGAILTLVGNLLADISYAMADPRIRRS; encoded by the coding sequence ATGCTGAGATTTCTTGCCAAGCGCCTGCTGATGATGATCCCGCTGCTGATCGGCATTACCCTGATCTCCTTTGTCGTCATCCACCTGGCACCGGGTGAGCCGACCGATATGCAGACCGATCTCAACCCCGACGCCAGTGCCGAGCTGCAGGAGAGGCTGCGGGCCCAGTACGGTCTCGACCAGCCGCTCTATGTTCAGTACGGTCAGTGGCTCGGGCGCCTGTCACGTCTCGACTTCGGTGAATCCTTTTCCCTCGATCACCGACCGGTGATGGAGAAGATCAGGGAACGTCTGCCGATCACCATTATCATCAACCTGCTGTCGATCATCCTGATCCTGGCCGTTGCCATCCCCATCGGCATCCTGTCGGCGACCAGGCGAAATTCACTGTTTGATCGGGCGACAACGGTCTTTGTCTTCATCGGTTTCGCCATGCCGTCTTTCTGGCTGGCCCTGCTGCTGATGGATTACGGCGGTGTTCGCCTCGGCCTCTTTCCGATTGCCGGTATCCGTTCCCTCGGCCATGAATATCTCAGCTTCTCCGCCCGTATCTGGGACCTGGTTCATCATCTGATTCTGCCGGTTTTTGTTTCAGCGTTCGGCGGCCTGGCGGGATTTTCACGCTACATGCGATCCAATATGCTTGAAGTGGTCCGGCAGGACTATATCCTCACCGCCCGGGCCAAGGGTCTTTCCGAACGGGTGGTGATTTACCGTCATGCCCTGCGCAACGCCCTGTTGCCGGTGATCACCCTCCTCGGGTTGTCCGTTCCCGGGCTGATCGGCGGCAGTGTCATTTTTGAAACGATCTTTGCCATCCCGGGGATGGGAAAGCTCTTTTATGACGGGGTGATGATGCGCGATTACCCGTTGATTATGGGTGTTCTGGTTATTGGCGCGATTTTGACCCTGGTCGGCAACCTACTGGCCGATATCAGTTATGCCATGGCGGATCCACGCATCCGCCGTTCATGA
- a CDS encoding LolA family protein, which translates to MSSADRVRLVLICLVPILLQACAVPRPAAPPVVDVGARELLQHLESSARRLQSLRGLARVRVESPQRNFGATQVLLVSKPNRLRAETLSLFGTPMLLLSSDGRQLQVLVPGQNRFYQGAASGRNLQRFTNLPLRLEDLVHLLLYQVPLLADVERLEADAAGPLLFLSGDGDRRQELQFDNQLRLVRCRLSRGGAVWLDIGYGDFSAEQNFPRSISLRLPQRDILLEVQFRQLEINPQLDPRRFVLVRPAGAKLIALPGD; encoded by the coding sequence ATGAGTTCGGCCGACAGAGTGCGCCTGGTTCTGATCTGTCTTGTTCCGATTCTGCTGCAGGCCTGTGCGGTTCCCCGGCCGGCGGCTCCGCCGGTTGTTGATGTCGGCGCCCGGGAATTGCTGCAACACCTTGAAAGCAGTGCCCGCAGGCTGCAGAGCCTGCGGGGGCTGGCCAGGGTGCGGGTTGAAAGTCCGCAGCGAAATTTCGGCGCGACCCAGGTTCTGCTGGTCAGCAAGCCGAACCGGCTGCGGGCTGAAACCCTGAGTCTTTTCGGTACGCCGATGCTGCTGTTGAGCAGTGACGGACGCCAGCTGCAGGTGCTGGTGCCGGGACAGAACCGTTTTTACCAGGGCGCGGCCAGCGGTCGCAACCTGCAGCGTTTCACCAATCTGCCGTTGCGTCTGGAAGACCTGGTGCATCTGCTTCTTTACCAGGTTCCTCTGTTGGCGGATGTTGAACGGTTGGAGGCTGATGCCGCGGGACCGTTGCTGTTTCTGTCAGGGGACGGAGACCGCCGGCAGGAACTGCAGTTCGACAATCAACTGCGGCTGGTGCGTTGCCGCCTGTCGCGCGGCGGTGCTGTCTGGCTCGATATAGGTTATGGAGATTTTTCAGCTGAGCAGAATTTCCCGCGCAGCATCTCCCTGCGATTGCCGCAGCGTGATATTCTGCTGGAGGTCCAGTTCCGACAGCTTGAAATCAACCCGCAGCTTGATCCGCGGCGTTTCGTCCTTGTCCGCCCGGCCGGAGCGAAGCTGATCGCGTTGCCTGGAGACTGA